A window of Cytobacillus sp. FSL H8-0458 genomic DNA:
GAAAGGTTGCTTGCTACTATTGGTAAAGAAGGAAAAACGGTATATCCAACCTCAGAGGATAATTCTTCAATAGTAAAGGAAAGTGAAAAGGAAACGATTCCTTACACACATGAACAGCTTCTCAGTGAGGTATTCATGACACAAGATAAACTGGAGGATATCCTTGAAACATTGGATTATAAGAAGAACATAATCCTACAAGGCCCACCAGGTGTTGGAAAAACATTTGTAGCCAAGCGCCTTGCTTATCTTCATATGGGAACAAAAGATGACAGCAAAGTGGAAATGCTGCAATTCCACCAATCCTATTCATATGAAGATTTCATTCGTGGATACAAGCCTAATAAGCAAGGGCATTTCACTCTAAAAGATGGTATTTTCTATTCATTCTGTAAGAAAGCGATAGAAGATCAAGATAACAATTATTATATGATTATTGATGAAATTAACAGGGGGAATTTATCCAAAATCTTTGGTGAGCTCATGATGTTAATCGAGGCAGACAAACGAGGTAATAAATTCGCGGTTAAGCTTGCATACAGCGAGGGAGAAGAAACCTTCTACATTCCCAAAAACCTTTACCTCATTGGAACCATGAACACGGCGGACAGATCATTGGCTTTGGTAGATTATGCATTAAGAAGAAGATTTTCTTTTATCAATTTAGAACCAGCTTTCCAAACAGAGCAATTTCATGATTATTTAATCAACAAGGGAATTAGCCAGGGATTTATTGACAAGCTTATTGCTGGCATTATGGACATTAATCAGGCAATTACAAATGACACGATTAATCTAGGTAAAGGTTATGAAATTGGTCATAGCTATTTCTGCCCAACAACAGAACAGGTAGATGATGAACAAAAATGGTATGAGCGAATCATTCGTCTGGAAATTGCTCCACTATTAAGGGAATACTGGTTTGATCAGGAGGACAAAGTCGATGAACTCCTTGACAGACTCTAAAATACCGATTAAAAACCTATACTATATGCTTTGTTATGCATGGGGGCATCTTGCGGAAAAAGACATGGCCGATGTAGCCCGTGAAGATGAAAAAGACATTAAACACCTTTTAATAAGAATACTCCTTGTAAAGCTCCGCTCGCTCATCAAGCGGGGCTTTTACCGGGAATATAAATCCTATCAGGAGGAAACAGGAACTTTAAAAGGGAGGATTCTCTTTCAGGAATCCATCAACACGTTTTCTTTTAAAAGAGGCAAAATGCACTGTGAATTTGAAGAAATGACGCATGATATTGTTCATAACCAGATAATCAAGTCAACTTTATTCTCACTACTCCAAAACCAGCAGCTTGATAAACATTTGAAAGAAGAGATCCAGCAGCTTTATCCATACTTTGATGAAGTTGCGGTCATTAAACTTAACCTGAGAATCTTTCAGGAGATCAAATTGCACAGAAGTAACCAGCACTACCGGTTTGTGCTAGATATCTGCCGTTTTCTTTATGAATCATTGCTATTAAACGAAGACAATGGCGAATCCCAATTTGCTGATTTTGAAAGGGATGCAAAGGCTATGGCTCGTTTATTTGAAGAGTTTGTGCGTAACTTTTACAAAAAGGAAATGCCAGAGTATAGGGTGTATCGTGAAAATATTTATTGGGATGCTGAAGGGGAAGAGACTAGTTACCTTCCTATCATGCAAACGGATATTTCACTTGAAAGTAGTGACAGAAAGATAATTATGGATACGAAGTATTACCAGCATACTTTAACCCAAAACTTTGGCTCACAGAAATTGATAAGTGGTAATTTGTATCAGCTGTTTGCTTATTTAAGTAATCATAGGAAGGCAGAAGGGAAAGAAATAATGGGGATGCTCCTTTATCCTAAAACTGGCAAGGAATTGATGTTAGCTTATAGAATTAAAGAGTTTTCAGTAAAGATCAATACTGTTGATTTGAACCGAGATTGGTTAAGCATTCATACAAGATTAAAAGGAATTGTAAATTGAAAATCCTAATAATGGTAAAGAATTGGTGTTAGATTATAGATGATGGAGTTATAAGTAAGAATAAATGTTATTGATTTGAACATTATTTGGTTAAGTTTTTCATACAAGAATAAAGAAATTGAAAGTTAAAATTCGTAAATACTATGATCCTAAGGAAGGGTGGCAGAAATGATAAATGTAAATTCTGCTCAAATAATCAGTAATTATACTAAAAATGGAAAAATTTATTATATTGAAATTTTTCATATTGATACTGGTATACAAGCCTTCGTTTCTTTCCAAGAGAACATTAATAAAAATGGGGATAGCATAGTTGGTTCTGGATATCATTCAAATAATAAAAAATTAGCTATTGAAAGTGCAATTTCTAATTTGATGGTTCAATTGAATTAAAAAGTTTACGCAGATGATGCACGTCGAGTGCGTGGCGTTGATAGAGTTGAAATAGCTTGGTATCAATAGGTTTAGTGTTTTTTACCTAAATATTGAAGTGTATTTTATGTTCCCTCGGACCAATCGTTCGGGGGATTTTTTGACCCCTGGGGTCCTACTTTTACGCAGAAAAGAGTGGTAGAGTTTTACGAAAATGGTTTAGCAATTCAGTGGAAGAGGATCCTTTTTGCAGAAGAGTGAAATAAATACATGGCTTGCACAATAGTTCCTGCAGGGTTTTGATGAATGATAATATGTAATATAAAAATATTTCATTTTATCGTTTGACGAAACTGATTTGTTGTGATTTAATATGTAATATAGAAATATTTCAAAAAATACTATCTGTATTTTGGAGGTGATTTATTTGGAGAAAAGAGGATTAAAGGAGTTCGTAAAATTCGTTCCAGGTATAAATCCAACAAGGGCGCAAAAACAGTTTGGTACTCAAGTAATAAATTATTATGACCAGCCGTCTTTTGAAGCTGATTATAACCATGAGGACGTTGTAGTTGAAAATGCGTCAAAACCTTTATATCAAAATAACCTGTCATTAAATGAAGGTGATGTTGTTATCAGTAACTCATTACAGCTTGCAACAATGGTCGGTAAAAATAATGTTGGTAGAGTGTTGTCCCTCAACTTCACAAAAATAGAGTTTGATAGCGAACAACTTGATAAAGGATATTTTCTTTTCTTGTTTAATGCTTACAAAGATGTGAGGCGACAAAAAGAAAGGGAGTTACAGGGGAGTGGTCCTGTTCTAAGAATTCCGCTTCGTGCTCTTGGTGAAATTATCGTTCCTGTTGTTCCTCTCGAGGAACAGAAGAAAATAGGCGCTATTTACTCAGAAACATTGAAGTTGCAAAGCAAGTTAAACCAATACGCAGACTTGATTGGACAGTTTACTAGCTCAATTATAGAAGAGACATTAAAGGGGGGAATGATTAAATGAAAAGTCAATCGGAATTAGCATTTGAAAATGAAGTTATCGATTATTTGACCAAAATCGGTGGAGTAAAACAATGGGAATACAAAAAGGACATCAAAACAACCGAACAACTCTGGGATAACTTTAAAACAATCTTAGAACAAAACAATCGAGCTCGTTTGGATGAACCATTGTCTGTCACTGAGTTTAACCAGGTGAAGAAAATCATCACGGGTATTGAATCACCTTACCAGGCTGGACAATTTTTGTATGGTGTGAACGGTGTTTCTGAAATTGAAGTTGACCTTGACAATGGTAAACATGTGTTTTTGACTGTATTCGACCAAGCCCAAGTGGGCGGGGGGAACACTGTTTATCAAGTAGTAAATCAAATTAAACGGCCAAAAGTAGTGGATGGTAAGCCGAATCGCAGGTTTGACGTGACGTTGCTTATTAACGGTTTGCCGATTATTCAAATCGAATTAAAGAAAGCACTTCACAGCGCTACAGAATCTTTAAACCAGATGGAACAGTATATTGCTGAAAAACAATTCAGCGGTATCTTTTCAACCTTGCAGATTTTAATCGCGATGACGCAGTTTGATATTCGTTACATGGCAAATACCCCACTCCAAAGTTTTAACCGAGCTTTTGCTTTCAACTGGCAAAACGAAGATGATGCTCGCCCTATTCGTTCATGGAAGACGTTTGCTGATAAAGTGTTGTCCATTCCAATGGCTCATGATTTGGCAACACGCTACATGGTACTTGATGGTACAAAAAACAAAGAAAGTATCAAAGTCATGCGTCCTTATCAAGTCTATGCCACAAAGCGTGTGCTTGATAAAGTTAGAAAGTTTGACTTCAAATATGATGATGGTAAATTGGGATACATTTGGCACACGACAGGCTCAGGTAAAACAATCACAAGTTTTAAGACAGCGTGGCTTGCAAGCCGTCTATCTAATGTAGATAAAGTTGTCTTCTTGGTTGACCGAATCGCGCTTACCAACCAAACCGCTGATGCCTATAAAGCCTATGATCCTGTTGCGGGTTTTGAAGGGAAAACTGGTGTGGTGGGTGACACAGCCAATATCTCAGACCTTCATCGCAAACTTACGAAGAAAAGCGATAAGAACATCATTGTGACAAGTATCCAAAAGATGTCGCGTTATGTAGCACGGGACAGCTTCAAGCCACTTAATGAAAATATTCTTTTTATCGTTGATGAAGCCCACCGTTCAACTGGTGACGGCACTGAAAATGAAGGTATGCTCGAAACAATCCGAAAAGCTATTCCTAACTCTGCTTGGGTTGGTTATACCGGTACACCCAAATTCCCTGAAACACGAGAAATCTTTGGTGAACTACTACATGCATATACCATTAAAGAAGCGATTGCGGATAAAAACGTCTTAGGGTTTAACGTTGAATTCAAGGAAACAATCGAGGCTCCCGAAGATCCCACCGAAGATGATATCGATGATAATGTTCGCGGTAGTGTTTACGACTATAGTCCAGAACATGTGAACTTAGTAGTGAAGGACATATTCGATAACTGGAAGAAACGTTCAAATGACCGTAAGTATAATGCCTTATTTACAGTCCACGTGGGAGGTAATAAAGCGAGTACACCAAGAGCGATGGAATACTTCGATAAGTTTGCGGAAGAGAATGCGAATCGTCCTGTAGAACAACGATTAAAAGTTGCGGTGAGTTTCTCGGCAGATACATCCAATAGTATTCATCAACTGAAAACGAACGAAAACTTGCACAGAGCAATCAAAGCCTATAATGAAATGTTTGGCACAGCTTTTGATATGACGACAGTTAAAGCCTACACAGAAGACTTAGCACGACGTTTGAACAAGACAGCTGATGATGGTAACTATTTAGATTTAGTTATCGTTGTTGATCAGCTTTTGACCGGTTTTGATGCTCCTGAGATGAATACGCTCTATATTGACAGAACGCTTAAGGGTGGGAACTTGATTCAGGCTTACTCACGTACAAACCGAATGCATAATCTTGTCGATAAGCCTTGGGGAAATGTCGTGAATTATCGTTGGCCAGAGCAAAACGAGTATGAAATGAATAAGGCTTTTGCTATCTATTCAAATCGTGCATCTGCTGACGAACAGCTTTCACTTGAAGATTTGAAAGAAGGCAACGAAGAGTCTGGTATCATTTCTAAACCATTTAGCAAGGTTCAAGCTGAGATGCAAGAAGTCATCAAGAAACTTTCAACGCTCACAGATGATTTTACACAATTACCACCAAGTGAAAAAGCACAGGATGAAGTCTTTGAGAATTTGAAAGAGTATAATCGCTTGCTTAGTCAGTTGAAACAATATTCCGAAGATGATGACAAAAATCCTATTTCTGCCTATGATAATCCTGAAGAGTTCTATGAACGTTTAGGTATTACTGAAGAGCAGGAAGTAATTTTAACAACTGTAATCGCCGGTGAGTTGAAAGAACG
This region includes:
- the mcrC gene encoding 5-methylcytosine-specific restriction endonuclease system specificity protein McrC, which translates into the protein MNSLTDSKIPIKNLYYMLCYAWGHLAEKDMADVAREDEKDIKHLLIRILLVKLRSLIKRGFYREYKSYQEETGTLKGRILFQESINTFSFKRGKMHCEFEEMTHDIVHNQIIKSTLFSLLQNQQLDKHLKEEIQQLYPYFDEVAVIKLNLRIFQEIKLHRSNQHYRFVLDICRFLYESLLLNEDNGESQFADFERDAKAMARLFEEFVRNFYKKEMPEYRVYRENIYWDAEGEETSYLPIMQTDISLESSDRKIIMDTKYYQHTLTQNFGSQKLISGNLYQLFAYLSNHRKAEGKEIMGMLLYPKTGKELMLAYRIKEFSVKINTVDLNRDWLSIHTRLKGIVN
- a CDS encoding restriction endonuclease subunit S, which produces MEKRGLKEFVKFVPGINPTRAQKQFGTQVINYYDQPSFEADYNHEDVVVENASKPLYQNNLSLNEGDVVISNSLQLATMVGKNNVGRVLSLNFTKIEFDSEQLDKGYFLFLFNAYKDVRRQKERELQGSGPVLRIPLRALGEIIVPVVPLEEQKKIGAIYSETLKLQSKLNQYADLIGQFTSSIIEETLKGGMIK
- a CDS encoding type I restriction endonuclease subunit R, translating into MKSQSELAFENEVIDYLTKIGGVKQWEYKKDIKTTEQLWDNFKTILEQNNRARLDEPLSVTEFNQVKKIITGIESPYQAGQFLYGVNGVSEIEVDLDNGKHVFLTVFDQAQVGGGNTVYQVVNQIKRPKVVDGKPNRRFDVTLLINGLPIIQIELKKALHSATESLNQMEQYIAEKQFSGIFSTLQILIAMTQFDIRYMANTPLQSFNRAFAFNWQNEDDARPIRSWKTFADKVLSIPMAHDLATRYMVLDGTKNKESIKVMRPYQVYATKRVLDKVRKFDFKYDDGKLGYIWHTTGSGKTITSFKTAWLASRLSNVDKVVFLVDRIALTNQTADAYKAYDPVAGFEGKTGVVGDTANISDLHRKLTKKSDKNIIVTSIQKMSRYVARDSFKPLNENILFIVDEAHRSTGDGTENEGMLETIRKAIPNSAWVGYTGTPKFPETREIFGELLHAYTIKEAIADKNVLGFNVEFKETIEAPEDPTEDDIDDNVRGSVYDYSPEHVNLVVKDIFDNWKKRSNDRKYNALFTVHVGGNKASTPRAMEYFDKFAEENANRPVEQRLKVAVSFSADTSNSIHQLKTNENLHRAIKAYNEMFGTAFDMTTVKAYTEDLARRLNKTADDGNYLDLVIVVDQLLTGFDAPEMNTLYIDRTLKGGNLIQAYSRTNRMHNLVDKPWGNVVNYRWPEQNEYEMNKAFAIYSNRASADEQLSLEDLKEGNEESGIISKPFSKVQAEMQEVIKKLSTLTDDFTQLPPSEKAQDEVFENLKEYNRLLSQLKQYSEDDDKNPISAYDNPEEFYERLGITEEQEVILTTVIAGELKERRAKREDIDISQVNLSMVHIHDVTINYDYLIDLIARMADEVHANDMSKAESTRDEIHLEIAKSDNEREKSKMRNFVSKIFSKEFEFDNYPAPRSVEKMNQAMDRAQKDTNIQLVTNFIRTWGLDNSTKPKELECLIRKHRLGQEDMDKQGELTAIMNDARADYKEIAVEKIAELTWVRYRIEFRKAFYEMADEIKKGE